In one Thermococcus sp. 2319x1 genomic region, the following are encoded:
- a CDS encoding radical SAM protein, with translation MKGTEYYSYVVGELPEGCKLCVQGAKLVLFTTGVCPRDCFYCPLSPWRRGDVSYANERPIKSLDDIIEEAKIQEALGAGVTGGDPLSRIDRTVEYIKALKENFGEKFHIHLYTTGALATRENLEKLYSAGLDEIRFHPDLFNPNSRIFQKELENIKNAFDFDWDVGGEVPSVPGQEERIKWFAEFLDAREARFLNINELEFSETNLDALLSRGLRTVSNESSAIAGSLELGLKILEWGEENTSLNYHLCTAKLKDAVQLRNRLKRMAKNVAKPYMEITEEGTLRFGIAEYDDLIELYNLLVNEAEVPEEWLYINTKKGRIEMPIEVAEELADAIEGDVKFYIVEEYPTWDRIEVERIPLP, from the coding sequence ATGAAAGGAACCGAGTATTATTCGTATGTAGTTGGGGAGCTTCCGGAAGGGTGCAAGCTCTGCGTTCAGGGAGCAAAGTTGGTGCTCTTTACAACCGGAGTTTGTCCCAGAGATTGCTTCTACTGCCCCCTAAGTCCCTGGAGGAGAGGGGATGTAAGCTATGCAAATGAAAGACCGATAAAGAGTCTTGACGACATAATAGAAGAGGCCAAAATCCAAGAGGCCTTGGGTGCAGGAGTTACTGGAGGAGATCCCCTCTCGAGGATAGACAGAACTGTGGAATATATAAAAGCCCTAAAAGAAAACTTTGGAGAGAAGTTCCACATCCACCTCTACACCACTGGAGCATTGGCCACAAGAGAGAACCTTGAAAAGCTCTACTCAGCGGGTTTGGATGAAATACGCTTCCACCCGGATCTTTTTAATCCCAACTCAAGGATTTTCCAGAAAGAGCTTGAGAACATAAAGAATGCTTTTGATTTTGATTGGGATGTAGGCGGAGAAGTGCCGAGTGTTCCGGGGCAGGAAGAAAGGATTAAGTGGTTCGCCGAGTTTTTAGACGCCCGTGAAGCGAGGTTTCTCAACATAAATGAACTTGAATTCAGTGAGACCAATTTAGATGCCCTCCTCTCAAGAGGACTTAGAACTGTTAGCAACGAAAGTTCAGCTATAGCGGGAAGCCTTGAACTGGGCTTGAAAATCCTCGAATGGGGAGAAGAGAACACCTCCCTGAACTACCACCTATGCACAGCCAAGCTTAAGGACGCTGTTCAGCTGAGAAACAGGCTTAAAAGAATGGCAAAAAACGTCGCCAAACCCTATATGGAAATCACGGAAGAGGGAACCTTAAGGTTCGGGATTGCGGAGTACGATGACCTAATAGAGCTCTACAATTTGCTTGTAAATGAAGCGGAGGTTCCAGAGGAGTGGCTCTACATAAATACAAAGAAAGGACGGATTGAAATGCCCATAGAGGTTGCAGAAGAGCTTGCCGATGCAATAGAAGGGGACGTAAAGTTCTACATAGTCGAGGAGTATCCAACGTGGGATCGAATAGAGGTCGAGAGGATTCCGCTTCCATAA
- a CDS encoding aldolase, with protein sequence MSRIVKEMLVKYSRLAHERGLTAAFGGNLSVLFNGKIFIKATGSVMGELTQEQIAIIDLDGNVLSLVKPSSEWKLHVEGYKRRGDIRAIVHLHPPYSIVASTLLSEELPIITPEAEIYLKKIPIAEFKPAGSWELAKETAKYIEHYDAVILQNHGIVTVGKSLREAYYKAELVEESAKLWYLKEKGKQII encoded by the coding sequence ATGAGCAGAATTGTTAAGGAGATGCTTGTTAAGTACTCCAGACTGGCTCACGAAAGAGGGCTAACCGCGGCATTTGGAGGAAATTTGAGTGTTCTTTTCAACGGAAAAATCTTCATAAAGGCAACTGGGTCTGTTATGGGTGAACTTACGCAAGAGCAAATAGCCATAATTGACCTTGATGGGAACGTCCTAAGCTTAGTAAAGCCTTCTTCGGAATGGAAACTTCATGTTGAAGGCTACAAGCGGAGAGGGGATATAAGAGCTATAGTCCATCTCCATCCCCCTTATTCGATAGTTGCATCCACGTTGCTTAGTGAAGAACTCCCCATAATAACACCCGAGGCTGAGATATACCTGAAAAAGATTCCCATAGCTGAGTTCAAACCAGCCGGAAGCTGGGAATTGGCTAAAGAGACTGCAAAGTATATAGAACATTACGATGCAGTTATTTTACAGAATCATGGAATAGTGACCGTCGGAAAAAGCTTAAGGGAAGCTTATTACAAAGCGGAATTGGTAGAAGAAAGTGCAAAGCTATGGTATCTAAAAGAAAAAGGCAAGCAAATCATTTAA
- a CDS encoding UPF0147 family protein gives MSEEMIQQIIQVLKEQVVQDTIVPRNIRKAAEQAIEVLMDTSKDPTVRAADAIAILEEISEDPNMPMHTRTIIWEVLGALEQVK, from the coding sequence ATGAGCGAGGAAATGATCCAACAGATTATCCAAGTTCTGAAAGAGCAGGTTGTTCAAGATACAATCGTCCCAAGAAATATTAGGAAGGCTGCTGAACAGGCAATTGAAGTCCTAATGGATACAAGCAAGGATCCAACCGTGAGAGCCGCGGATGCTATTGCTATTCTTGAGGAGATTAGCGAGGATCCAAACATGCCAATGCACACAAGAACTATAATCTGGGAAGTATTGGGCGCTTTGGAGCAGGTTAAATGA
- the rpiA gene encoding ribose-5-phosphate isomerase RpiA, with the protein MEEMKRMVAKEALKFIDDDMIIGLGTGSTTAYFIQMLGKMLMTGELEDVYGIPTSHQSRLLALENGVPVVALDEVDAIDIAIDGADEVDPHLNLIKGRGAALTMEKIIEYRAGTFIVLVDESKLVEYLGQKMPVPIEVIPAAWRAIKEELEVFNAKAELRMGVKKDGPVITDNGNFILDAKFERIEDPLDMEIELNNIPGVVENGIFADIADIVLVGTKDGVKRMER; encoded by the coding sequence ATGGAAGAAATGAAAAGAATGGTTGCTAAGGAGGCCCTGAAATTCATTGACGATGATATGATAATCGGGTTAGGCACGGGCTCTACAACGGCTTATTTTATTCAAATGCTTGGAAAGATGCTTATGACTGGGGAACTTGAAGATGTTTATGGCATTCCCACCTCTCATCAGTCCCGCCTCTTGGCCCTTGAGAACGGCGTCCCCGTTGTGGCTCTTGATGAAGTTGATGCAATTGACATCGCAATTGACGGTGCAGACGAAGTTGATCCCCATCTCAATCTCATCAAGGGAAGGGGTGCAGCATTAACTATGGAAAAGATCATTGAGTACAGGGCTGGAACGTTTATAGTGCTCGTTGATGAGAGCAAGCTCGTGGAATACCTTGGCCAGAAAATGCCAGTCCCCATAGAAGTCATCCCTGCAGCATGGAGGGCTATAAAAGAAGAGCTTGAAGTCTTCAATGCAAAGGCTGAGCTTAGGATGGGCGTTAAAAAAGACGGGCCTGTGATAACTGACAACGGGAACTTTATCCTCGATGCAAAATTCGAAAGGATAGAAGATCCTCTTGACATGGAGATTGAGCTGAACAACATCCCGGGAGTTGTCGAAAACGGCATCTTTGCTGATATAGCGGATATCGTTCTTGTTGGCACTAAGGATGGCGTTAAAAGAATGGAAAGATGA
- the rqcH gene encoding ribosome rescue protein RqcH codes for MKEEMSSVDIKYIVEELKSLKGARIDKIYHDGSEIRIKLHKAGEGRKELIIEAGKRIHLTSYIKEAPKMPSSFTMLLRKHLSGGFFDNIEQHDFDRIVKIKVGNYTLIAELFRRGNIVLVDENNIIIGALSYEEFKDRAIKPKHEYKLPPARESPIEVSWERFVELIKGEDVEIVRALARKMNMGGLYAEEILLRAEIDKKKKANELSEEELKLIFEKMREVFNAPKKPNIVYKDSTPIDVLPIELKWYEGYEKKFFETFSEALDEYFGKILIESAKIERTKKLQEKKRGLEVTLRKQEEMIKGFERQMQENQEIGDLIYANFTFVENLLKELSKAVEKLGWEEFKKRIEEGRKSSNKVAQMIKDVDPKEKAVTIELESKKVKLYLNRSVGENAEIYYEEAKKAKHKLEGARKAYEDTLKKIQEIEKLIEEEREKELKVKKLEKRKKKWFEKFRWFISSEGFLIIGGKDATTNEMVVKKHMNENDLYCHADVHGAPHVVLKDGQKASEKTIFEACQFAVSMSKAWSEGVYSADAYWAYPNQVTKKAPSGEYLGKGAFMVYGKRNWYHGIPLKLAIGIVEYEGEKLPMCGPVDAVRAHTDRYIIIRPGRTKKSELAKKIAKIFEKWGYKVDLDELMQILPPGNGEIVEVVE; via the coding sequence ATGAAAGAAGAAATGAGCAGCGTTGACATCAAATACATAGTTGAAGAGCTTAAGTCTCTTAAAGGTGCGAGAATTGACAAGATTTATCATGACGGGAGTGAGATTAGGATTAAGCTCCATAAAGCAGGAGAAGGGAGAAAAGAGCTAATAATTGAGGCTGGCAAAAGAATTCACTTGACAAGCTACATAAAAGAAGCTCCAAAGATGCCCTCATCTTTCACGATGCTTCTCCGCAAACACCTAAGTGGAGGCTTTTTTGATAATATTGAGCAGCATGACTTTGACAGGATTGTGAAGATTAAGGTTGGGAACTATACTCTCATAGCTGAGCTCTTTAGAAGAGGAAACATAGTTTTGGTTGATGAAAACAACATTATCATTGGCGCTTTAAGTTATGAAGAATTTAAAGACAGAGCAATAAAACCAAAGCATGAGTATAAACTTCCCCCAGCTAGGGAAAGTCCCATAGAAGTGAGCTGGGAGAGATTCGTTGAATTAATTAAAGGAGAAGACGTTGAGATTGTAAGGGCATTGGCAAGAAAAATGAACATGGGAGGTCTCTACGCAGAAGAAATTCTTCTGAGAGCTGAAATTGACAAGAAAAAGAAAGCAAATGAGCTGAGCGAAGAAGAACTTAAGCTGATTTTTGAAAAGATGAGAGAGGTATTTAACGCTCCAAAGAAGCCAAACATAGTATATAAAGACTCCACACCCATAGATGTCCTTCCAATCGAGCTCAAGTGGTATGAAGGCTATGAAAAAAAATTCTTCGAGACTTTCAGCGAGGCTTTAGATGAGTATTTTGGAAAGATCCTCATTGAGAGTGCAAAAATTGAGAGAACCAAAAAGCTTCAGGAAAAAAAGAGAGGGTTGGAGGTTACTCTTAGAAAGCAAGAAGAAATGATAAAAGGTTTTGAGAGGCAAATGCAGGAAAATCAGGAGATTGGTGACTTAATCTATGCAAACTTCACCTTTGTGGAAAATCTCCTCAAGGAGCTTTCAAAGGCAGTTGAAAAGCTTGGGTGGGAGGAATTCAAGAAAAGAATAGAAGAAGGTAGAAAATCGAGCAATAAAGTAGCTCAGATGATAAAAGATGTAGATCCAAAAGAGAAGGCCGTAACGATCGAACTTGAAAGTAAAAAGGTAAAGCTCTACCTCAACAGGAGCGTAGGAGAAAATGCCGAGATTTATTATGAGGAAGCTAAAAAAGCCAAGCACAAGCTGGAAGGAGCAAGAAAAGCTTACGAAGACACACTGAAAAAAATTCAAGAAATTGAAAAGCTGATTGAGGAAGAGAGAGAAAAGGAACTTAAAGTCAAAAAGCTTGAAAAAAGAAAGAAGAAGTGGTTTGAAAAGTTTAGATGGTTCATAAGCAGCGAAGGATTTCTCATTATAGGGGGGAAGGATGCAACGACCAATGAGATGGTAGTTAAAAAGCATATGAACGAAAATGACTTGTATTGTCACGCTGATGTTCACGGAGCGCCTCACGTTGTACTCAAAGACGGACAGAAAGCGAGTGAAAAGACCATATTTGAGGCATGTCAGTTTGCCGTTTCAATGTCAAAAGCATGGAGTGAAGGCGTTTACTCAGCAGATGCCTACTGGGCGTATCCAAATCAAGTTACAAAGAAAGCTCCAAGCGGAGAGTATCTTGGCAAAGGTGCGTTCATGGTTTATGGAAAGAGAAACTGGTATCACGGAATTCCTCTAAAGCTCGCCATCGGAATAGTGGAGTATGAAGGAGAGAAGCTCCCAATGTGTGGGCCTGTTGATGCAGTTAGGGCTCATACGGATAGGTACATCATTATCCGCCCGGGAAGAACAAAAAAGAGCGAACTTGCCAAAAAAATAGCTAAAATTTTCGAGAAGTGGGGATACAAAGTGGATCTTGATGAGTTAATGCAAATCCTGCCACCCGGAAACGGTGAGATTGTGGAGGTGGTCGAATGA